Proteins from a genomic interval of Rhodothermus marinus:
- a CDS encoding FtsK/SpoIIIE family DNA translocase — protein sequence MAGTTSRRRRKARKPEKEAAPAISPTRRREILGLTLMVLGVLLTLALVTYHPSDNGLARHFSLGAALDPGNNRAENALGLVGASLAYLLVARLFGYASVLLTGLLVAWGYVIFRGRRSRALPLFSGLILLLVPLLAASFGWIGVVFEADLHAWSGDLGLGLAGWMTRVFGTVGALGLLLLGLASMTMLLVDHDLQRSLDRLEHLLAAAREGLRRRWQSWRQHRAERRRQRREARRHRREERPEPASPASPPPPPEPRPAPEPAISATEGDAIPRHELLRELVRGETPPPKPAPPEPEPAEPRQPELIVRQGIEEERADRIDRPAELPTLASLPPYNPPPIDLLDAPEAHERRIDYEELEANKRILLDKLATYNIEITSINAIVGPTVTLYELTPAPGVKISKITSLEDDLAMALAAPGIRMIAPIPGKSAIGVEIPNRHRELVRIRDVIGTARFRDAQMELPIALGKTIEGEVYLQDLTRLPHLLIAGATGSGKSVGLNALITGLLYACHPANLKFVMIDPKKIELQQYAAVVDHFLAMPEGAEEPIITDFTQALSVLKSCEKEMELRYDLLSKAGVRSIKDYNRRLKEGALSPDEGHRHLPYIVVIIDELADLMMTAGKDIEGPIARLAQMARAVGIHLVLATQRPSVDVITGLIKANFPARIAYQVATKVDSRTILDQNGAEGLVGNGDLLFMMGSQLVRLQGPFVSIDEVERVTRFIAEQPGPGPYWLPSIEDERNGETTGGGSGDSYDELFEEAARIIVRSQQGSVSLLQRKLSIGYTRAARIVDQLEEAGIVGSFEGSKARRVLVQSEAELEELLRSLRAAS from the coding sequence ATGGCCGGTACAACGTCCAGGCGTCGTCGCAAAGCGCGCAAGCCCGAAAAGGAAGCAGCTCCTGCGATTTCTCCCACACGTCGGCGGGAGATTCTGGGGCTGACGCTCATGGTGCTGGGGGTGCTGCTCACCCTGGCGCTGGTGACCTATCACCCTTCGGATAACGGGCTGGCCCGGCACTTTTCGCTCGGGGCTGCGCTGGACCCCGGCAACAACCGGGCGGAGAATGCGCTGGGGCTGGTGGGAGCCTCGCTGGCTTACCTCCTGGTGGCCCGCCTGTTCGGCTACGCTTCGGTGCTGCTTACCGGCCTGCTGGTCGCCTGGGGATATGTGATCTTTCGCGGCCGACGCTCCCGTGCGCTGCCGCTCTTCAGCGGTCTGATCCTGCTGCTGGTCCCGCTGCTGGCCGCCAGTTTTGGATGGATCGGCGTCGTCTTCGAAGCCGACCTGCACGCCTGGTCCGGCGACCTGGGACTGGGACTGGCCGGCTGGATGACCCGGGTCTTCGGCACCGTCGGAGCACTGGGGCTCCTGCTGCTGGGCCTTGCTTCGATGACCATGCTGCTGGTCGATCACGACCTGCAGCGCTCGCTCGACCGTCTGGAACACCTGCTGGCCGCCGCCCGCGAGGGGCTCCGCCGCCGCTGGCAATCCTGGCGCCAGCATCGGGCCGAACGCCGCCGCCAGCGCCGGGAAGCACGCAGGCACCGCCGCGAGGAGCGTCCGGAGCCCGCATCGCCTGCCTCCCCTCCACCGCCCCCCGAGCCGCGTCCGGCACCGGAGCCGGCAATCAGCGCCACCGAAGGCGACGCCATTCCACGGCACGAACTGCTGCGTGAGCTGGTCCGAGGTGAAACCCCTCCACCGAAGCCGGCTCCACCCGAGCCGGAACCCGCCGAGCCCCGCCAGCCCGAGCTGATCGTCCGCCAGGGCATCGAGGAAGAACGCGCCGACCGCATCGATCGCCCGGCCGAACTGCCCACGCTGGCTTCCTTACCCCCCTACAATCCGCCACCCATCGACCTGCTCGACGCGCCAGAGGCCCACGAGCGCCGCATCGACTACGAAGAACTGGAGGCCAACAAGCGCATCCTGCTCGACAAGCTGGCCACCTACAATATCGAGATCACCTCGATCAACGCGATCGTCGGCCCCACGGTCACGCTCTACGAGCTGACGCCGGCGCCCGGCGTCAAGATCAGCAAGATCACCTCGCTGGAAGACGACCTGGCCATGGCGCTGGCCGCGCCGGGCATCCGCATGATCGCCCCGATTCCCGGCAAGTCGGCCATCGGCGTGGAGATCCCCAACCGCCATCGCGAGCTGGTCCGCATCCGCGACGTGATCGGCACGGCCCGCTTCCGCGACGCGCAGATGGAGCTGCCCATTGCGCTGGGCAAGACCATCGAAGGCGAGGTTTATCTGCAGGACCTGACCCGCCTGCCGCACCTGCTCATCGCCGGTGCCACCGGCTCCGGGAAGTCGGTGGGCCTCAATGCACTCATTACGGGCCTGCTTTACGCCTGCCATCCGGCCAATCTCAAGTTCGTGATGATCGACCCCAAAAAGATCGAACTGCAGCAGTATGCGGCCGTGGTCGATCATTTCCTGGCCATGCCGGAAGGTGCCGAGGAGCCCATCATTACCGACTTCACGCAGGCGCTATCCGTCCTGAAAAGCTGCGAAAAAGAAATGGAGCTGCGCTACGACCTGCTTTCCAAGGCCGGCGTGCGCAGCATCAAAGACTACAACCGCCGCCTCAAAGAGGGCGCACTTTCCCCGGACGAAGGGCATCGCCACCTGCCCTACATCGTGGTGATCATCGACGAGCTGGCCGACCTGATGATGACGGCCGGTAAGGACATCGAAGGACCGATCGCCCGCCTGGCGCAGATGGCGCGGGCCGTGGGCATTCACCTGGTGCTGGCAACCCAGCGGCCCTCGGTGGACGTGATCACCGGCCTGATCAAGGCGAACTTCCCGGCCCGCATCGCCTATCAGGTGGCCACCAAAGTGGACTCGCGGACCATTCTCGACCAGAACGGCGCCGAGGGCCTGGTGGGCAACGGCGACCTGCTCTTCATGATGGGTAGCCAGTTGGTGCGCCTGCAGGGGCCGTTCGTGTCGATCGACGAGGTAGAGCGCGTCACCCGGTTCATTGCCGAGCAGCCGGGCCCCGGTCCCTACTGGTTGCCGAGCATCGAAGACGAACGAAACGGCGAAACCACCGGCGGCGGAAGCGGCGACAGCTACGACGAGCTTTTCGAAGAAGCCGCCCGGATCATCGTGCGCAGTCAGCAGGGCTCGGTGTCGCTCCTGCAGCGCAAGCTGTCGATCGGCTACACCCGCGCCGCCCGCATCGTGGATCAGCTCGAAGAGGCCGGCATCGTGGGTTCCTTCGAGGGCTCCAAGGCCCGCCGCGTGCTCGTGCAGAGCGAAGCCGAACTCGAAGAGCTGCTCCGCTCGCTACGCGCTGCTTCCTGA
- a CDS encoding type I restriction enzyme HsdR N-terminal domain-containing protein, whose translation MEALNFPAYSFRLQRRGGHVYLLDPLRRRWVRLTPEEWVRQHLAQYLVQALKCPPSLVALEASFTDQGMGRRADLVVYDRAGRPLLLAECKAPTVSITQDVIEQAGRYNRVIGAPYLLVTNGHIHYLWHIDLTHRTMTPLPRWLTYAEMLERRRG comes from the coding sequence ATGGAAGCGCTGAACTTCCCGGCCTATTCGTTCCGGTTGCAGCGTCGAGGCGGGCACGTGTACCTGCTCGATCCGCTGCGGCGGCGCTGGGTGCGCCTGACGCCCGAAGAGTGGGTGCGGCAACATCTGGCCCAGTATCTGGTGCAGGCGCTGAAGTGTCCGCCCTCGCTGGTGGCGCTGGAGGCGTCGTTCACGGATCAGGGTATGGGGCGACGGGCCGATCTGGTGGTGTATGATCGGGCGGGACGGCCATTGTTGCTGGCCGAATGCAAGGCGCCGACGGTGTCCATCACGCAGGACGTGATCGAGCAGGCCGGTCGCTACAACCGTGTGATCGGTGCGCCGTATCTGCTCGTCACGAACGGCCACATACACTACCTCTGGCACATCGATCTGACCCATCGTACCATGACGCCCCTTCCTCGATGGCTCACGTATGCCGAGATGCTTGAACGGCGACGGGGGTGA
- the prmC gene encoding peptide chain release factor N(5)-glutamine methyltransferase: MLAIMTGNDPVENGTITQGELLQQAIQRLEAAGVPDARRNAEWMLCEVLGCSRAQLYAYPERPVDAARRARFAELLARRLRREPLQYVLGYVEFLGLRLEVGPGVLVPRPETEWLTERVLQELQATPGPRVLDVGTGSGCIALAIKHYRSDANVWACDISPEALAIARRNAERLGLQVHWVEADVLADSFPENVPGPFDLIVSNPPYLALHEADELPPEVRDYEPPVALYAGEDPLRFYRALARHGHVLLKPGGRLACEVHAHYGTDVVALFEACGYEAVRLECDLAGNPRLVWARRPAPVSSS; encoded by the coding sequence ATGCTGGCGATCATGACCGGCAACGATCCCGTGGAAAACGGCACGATCACGCAGGGCGAGCTGCTGCAACAGGCCATCCAACGACTGGAGGCGGCCGGGGTGCCCGATGCCCGCCGGAATGCCGAATGGATGCTCTGTGAGGTGCTCGGGTGTTCACGGGCGCAGCTCTACGCCTATCCGGAGCGGCCCGTCGATGCCGCCCGCCGGGCGCGTTTTGCCGAGCTGCTGGCCCGACGGCTGCGACGCGAGCCGCTGCAGTACGTGCTGGGCTATGTGGAATTTCTGGGGCTCCGGCTGGAGGTCGGACCGGGCGTGTTGGTGCCGCGTCCGGAGACGGAGTGGCTGACCGAACGCGTCCTTCAGGAACTGCAAGCGACGCCAGGCCCGCGTGTGCTGGACGTGGGAACGGGCAGCGGCTGCATCGCGCTGGCCATCAAACACTACCGGTCGGATGCGAACGTATGGGCCTGCGACATCAGTCCGGAGGCGCTGGCCATCGCCCGGCGCAACGCCGAGCGCTTGGGCCTGCAGGTGCACTGGGTGGAAGCGGACGTGCTGGCCGATTCGTTTCCGGAAAACGTGCCCGGACCGTTTGACCTGATCGTCTCGAATCCGCCGTATTTAGCGTTGCATGAAGCCGACGAGCTGCCGCCCGAGGTGCGCGACTACGAGCCACCGGTGGCGCTGTATGCCGGCGAGGATCCGCTGCGCTTCTACCGGGCGCTGGCCCGCCACGGTCACGTGCTGCTGAAACCCGGTGGCCGCCTGGCCTGTGAGGTACATGCGCACTACGGCACCGACGTGGTTGCGCTGTTTGAAGCCTGTGGCTACGAAGCGGTGCGGCTCGAGTGCGATCTGGCCGGTAATCCTCGGTTGGTATGGGCCCGACGGCCCGCCCCTGTGTCATCCTCCTGA
- a CDS encoding SDR family NAD(P)-dependent oxidoreductase: MKTFKNKTILITGASSGIGEAMVYQLRDPSVKLLLVARSEDKLQAMVEALERQGVWAQAYPCDLAQPGAAEALFRRLTDDGYRVDVLINNAGFGKYGRFDQISLTDTLEMLRLNIENLVALTHLCIPHMLERGDAGILNVASTAGFQGIPYMAVYAATKSFVISFSEALHAEYADRGITVTCLCPGPTATAFQERAGMPVEGVRRFMESAEKVAIAGLRALLRGEVVHVSGASNAVVARLSQLTPRRVRLAVTRQLLGPHDDT, from the coding sequence ATGAAGACGTTCAAGAACAAAACGATTCTGATCACCGGTGCCTCGAGCGGCATCGGTGAGGCGATGGTTTACCAGCTCCGCGATCCATCGGTCAAACTATTGCTGGTAGCCCGTTCTGAGGACAAGCTGCAGGCGATGGTCGAAGCGCTGGAGCGTCAGGGTGTCTGGGCCCAGGCCTACCCCTGTGATCTTGCGCAACCCGGGGCGGCCGAAGCGCTGTTCCGGCGCCTTACGGATGATGGCTACCGGGTGGACGTGCTCATCAACAACGCCGGCTTCGGCAAGTACGGCCGCTTCGACCAGATCAGCCTGACCGACACGCTGGAGATGCTCCGGCTCAACATTGAGAACCTGGTGGCGCTCACGCACCTGTGCATCCCGCACATGCTGGAGCGCGGCGACGCAGGCATTCTGAACGTGGCCTCGACGGCCGGTTTTCAGGGCATTCCCTACATGGCCGTCTATGCCGCCACGAAAAGCTTCGTGATTTCTTTTTCCGAGGCACTGCATGCCGAGTACGCCGATCGGGGCATCACGGTGACCTGTCTGTGCCCGGGTCCGACAGCCACGGCCTTTCAGGAACGGGCCGGCATGCCCGTCGAAGGCGTTCGCCGCTTCATGGAATCGGCCGAAAAGGTCGCCATCGCCGGCCTGCGCGCCCTGCTTCGCGGCGAGGTGGTGCACGTCAGCGGGGCCTCCAATGCGGTGGTGGCCCGCCTCAGCCAGCTGACCCCGCGTCGGGTGCGGCTGGCCGTCACCCGTCAGCTGCTGGGCCCGCACGATGACACCTGA
- the glgP gene encoding alpha-glucan family phosphorylase: protein MTTRDKLEALAANLWWSWNPEALQLFERLNPEAFRVSHHNPLAALRAADPAMLNDRPFQKEVDRIYEAFQAYLNSPSRLEDAPRTVYFCMEYGLHESLPFYAGGLGVLAGDHIKAASDLGIPMTAVGLFLREGYFRQRFDHSGWQLADYPAMDPLDHPMSLVHGPDGYPLVITVHLGRQPLYLRAWKLEVGRVPLYLLDASFDANPEPLRILTRRLYQGDRRIRLQQEIILGIGGVRLLRALEQDFDVYHMNEGHCSFVTLELLRERLAAGEEREAAEAWVRQHCVFTTHTPVMAGHDRFDPGLLLEQMETFRHQLGLSETDLLAYGRVNPSDSTEAFNMTVLGLKMSRKSNGVSAINGLVARRQWHHLYPDRPVNEVPIGHITNGVHLPTWTVPHARPFLEQHLGDWLEGRFNLEIWKKVDDISDAELWQYRCMLRRRLVEFVNEYVKHQSLPQESHLNPDVLTIGFARRFATYKRAPLLFEDMERAIQLFTREDRPIQVIYSGKAHPADDGGKRFIQQIYEITQHPAFRGKVVFVEDYDMHIARMLVSGCDVWLNNPRRPLEASGTSGQKTAIHGGLNLSVLDGWWPEAYNGQNGWAFGREATGYYEDPVTQDVEDREALYRVLEYEVIPAFYERNGEGLPIRWLTRMRQAMRTIPARFNAVRMVREYVEQIYRPAEAPTPVTATIKNEK, encoded by the coding sequence ATGACCACCCGCGATAAACTGGAAGCCCTGGCGGCTAACCTCTGGTGGAGCTGGAATCCCGAAGCGCTCCAGCTTTTCGAGCGGCTGAACCCGGAAGCCTTTCGGGTTTCGCACCACAATCCACTGGCGGCGCTTCGCGCAGCCGACCCGGCTATGCTGAACGATCGGCCTTTTCAGAAAGAAGTCGATCGCATCTACGAGGCCTTTCAGGCCTATCTCAACAGCCCATCACGCCTTGAGGACGCCCCGCGTACCGTCTATTTCTGCATGGAGTACGGCCTGCACGAAAGCCTGCCCTTCTACGCGGGCGGACTGGGCGTGCTGGCCGGCGACCACATCAAGGCCGCCTCGGACCTGGGCATTCCCATGACGGCCGTCGGGCTGTTTCTGCGCGAAGGATACTTCCGTCAGCGTTTCGACCACAGCGGCTGGCAGCTGGCCGACTATCCGGCCATGGACCCGCTCGACCATCCCATGTCGCTGGTTCACGGGCCGGACGGCTACCCGCTGGTGATCACCGTACATCTGGGCCGTCAGCCGCTCTACCTGCGAGCCTGGAAGCTGGAAGTCGGTCGCGTGCCGCTGTACCTGCTCGATGCGTCGTTCGATGCCAACCCCGAGCCGCTGCGCATCCTGACACGCCGACTCTACCAGGGCGACCGCCGCATTCGCCTCCAGCAGGAAATCATCCTGGGCATCGGTGGCGTGCGCCTGCTGCGAGCCCTGGAGCAGGACTTCGACGTCTATCACATGAATGAAGGACACTGCTCCTTTGTCACGCTGGAGCTGCTGCGCGAGCGGCTGGCGGCCGGCGAAGAGCGCGAGGCGGCCGAGGCCTGGGTGCGTCAGCACTGCGTCTTCACCACGCACACGCCCGTCATGGCCGGGCACGACCGCTTCGATCCGGGCCTGTTGCTGGAGCAGATGGAGACGTTCCGGCACCAGCTCGGACTGTCCGAAACCGACCTGCTGGCCTACGGCCGCGTCAATCCCAGCGACAGCACCGAGGCGTTCAACATGACGGTGCTGGGCCTCAAGATGTCGCGCAAGTCCAACGGGGTTTCGGCCATCAACGGCCTGGTGGCGCGCCGCCAGTGGCACCACCTGTACCCGGACCGCCCGGTCAACGAGGTGCCGATCGGCCACATCACCAACGGCGTGCACCTGCCCACCTGGACCGTCCCCCACGCCCGCCCCTTCCTGGAGCAGCACCTGGGCGACTGGCTCGAAGGCCGCTTCAACCTCGAGATCTGGAAGAAAGTGGACGATATTTCGGACGCCGAGCTGTGGCAGTACCGGTGCATGCTGCGTCGGCGGCTGGTGGAGTTTGTCAACGAATACGTCAAACACCAGTCGCTGCCCCAGGAGTCGCACCTGAACCCCGACGTACTGACGATCGGTTTTGCGCGGCGCTTTGCCACCTACAAGCGGGCGCCGCTGCTTTTCGAGGACATGGAGCGGGCCATCCAGCTCTTCACCCGGGAAGACCGGCCCATCCAGGTGATCTACTCTGGCAAGGCCCATCCGGCCGACGATGGCGGCAAACGTTTCATCCAGCAGATCTACGAGATCACACAGCATCCGGCCTTCCGGGGCAAGGTGGTCTTTGTCGAGGATTATGACATGCACATTGCCCGCATGCTCGTTTCGGGCTGCGACGTGTGGCTGAACAACCCGCGCCGTCCGCTGGAGGCCAGCGGCACCAGCGGCCAGAAGACGGCCATCCACGGCGGGCTAAACCTGTCGGTGCTGGACGGCTGGTGGCCCGAGGCGTACAACGGCCAGAACGGCTGGGCCTTTGGCCGCGAGGCAACCGGCTACTACGAGGATCCCGTCACGCAGGATGTGGAAGACCGCGAGGCGCTCTATCGCGTGCTCGAGTACGAGGTGATTCCGGCCTTCTACGAACGCAACGGCGAGGGGCTGCCGATCCGGTGGCTGACCCGCATGCGCCAGGCCATGCGCACCATCCCCGCCCGCTTCAATGCCGTACGCATGGTGCGCGAGTACGTGGAGCAGATTTACCGACCGGCCGAAGCGCCTACACCGGTCACCGCAACGATCAAGAACGAGAAGTAA
- a CDS encoding high-potential iron-sulfur protein, whose product MEDKRVTRRDFLLRVGALGLAGLGGSALLSACGGGQQQQQQSGAASESGTSASAELTCTDVSGLTAEEIQMRESLQYTDHSPYPDKICANCQLYVPAESPDQCGGCQLIKGPIHPNGYCTSWVQKAT is encoded by the coding sequence ATGGAAGACAAACGTGTCACGCGTCGCGACTTTCTGCTGCGGGTCGGAGCGCTCGGACTGGCCGGACTCGGCGGCTCGGCGCTCCTGAGCGCCTGCGGAGGCGGCCAGCAGCAACAACAGCAGAGCGGAGCCGCCTCGGAAAGTGGAACATCGGCCAGCGCCGAGCTGACCTGCACCGATGTGTCGGGACTGACGGCCGAGGAAATCCAGATGCGGGAAAGCCTGCAGTACACGGACCACTCGCCGTACCCCGACAAGATCTGCGCCAACTGTCAGCTGTATGTCCCGGCTGAAAGCCCCGACCAGTGTGGCGGCTGTCAGCTCATCAAAGGGCCGATTCACCCGAACGGCTACTGCACCTCCTGGGTGCAGAAAGCGACCTGA
- a CDS encoding acylphosphatase → MNSLDAQARLEARVTGRVQGVGFRQFVRYHARRLGLTGWVRNEPDGSVYLVAEGPRELLEQLLDAVRQGPPAARVDDVQVHWLPARGEFEAFEIRWW, encoded by the coding sequence ATGAACAGCCTGGATGCACAGGCCAGACTGGAAGCCCGGGTGACAGGCCGGGTGCAGGGCGTGGGTTTTCGACAGTTCGTCCGCTACCATGCCCGACGGCTGGGACTGACCGGCTGGGTGCGCAACGAACCGGACGGCTCGGTCTATCTGGTGGCCGAAGGACCGCGTGAGCTGCTGGAGCAATTGCTCGACGCCGTGCGGCAGGGGCCACCGGCTGCGCGCGTCGACGATGTGCAGGTGCACTGGCTGCCGGCCCGGGGCGAGTTCGAGGCCTTCGAAATTCGCTGGTGGTGA
- a CDS encoding alpha-amylase family glycosyl hydrolase, translating to MRPLFYLVLSLLIATGCEAPPEQELPPVPPGVGKPEWIADAVLYEIFVPDFSPEGTFQGVIRRLDSLQALGVNTLWLMPIHPVGKKRAKTDIGPLGSPYAVRDYYAVNPDYGTEEDFRALVDSVHARGMHIIIDLVANHTAWDHPWVTEHPDWYTPGPIDGFTYPVLNGDTTDWTDVVDLNYDNPELRQAMIEVMQYWVREFDIDGYRCDVAHGVPLDFWKAAIDSVEKIKPVLMLAEAAEPEMHRVGFDLTYAWPFYHQLKEVWRGAPLHTLVRQVGSTLGLLPPGARRLRFTTNHDETMWDAPPPVLFGGDKGSMAAFVLATSMPGVPLLYNGQELGVRERVSFFARTPYNWEAPESPALYAFYRRYLNFYRASEALRHGELTVLNPEADDVLVYLRATEADTLLLIVNVRNRPETVALPEGIRGRRWVEVFGSDTLATDTLQLGPYNYRIYQPLRP from the coding sequence ATGCGCCCGTTGTTTTACCTGGTGTTGAGCCTGCTCATTGCGACCGGATGCGAGGCACCGCCTGAGCAGGAATTACCCCCCGTACCGCCCGGGGTGGGCAAGCCCGAATGGATCGCCGATGCGGTGCTCTACGAGATCTTTGTGCCCGACTTTTCGCCGGAGGGGACCTTCCAGGGCGTGATCAGGCGGCTGGATTCGCTGCAGGCGCTGGGTGTCAATACGCTCTGGCTCATGCCGATTCATCCTGTCGGAAAGAAGCGGGCCAAGACGGACATCGGGCCGCTGGGGTCGCCCTATGCCGTGCGAGACTACTACGCGGTCAACCCCGACTACGGCACCGAGGAGGACTTCCGTGCGCTGGTCGATTCGGTACACGCCCGCGGCATGCACATCATCATTGACCTGGTGGCCAACCATACGGCCTGGGACCACCCCTGGGTCACGGAACACCCTGACTGGTACACGCCGGGGCCGATCGACGGCTTCACCTATCCGGTGCTTAACGGCGACACGACGGACTGGACCGACGTGGTCGATCTCAACTACGACAATCCCGAGCTCCGCCAGGCGATGATCGAAGTGATGCAGTACTGGGTGCGGGAGTTCGACATCGACGGCTATCGGTGCGACGTGGCCCACGGCGTGCCGCTGGACTTCTGGAAAGCGGCGATCGATTCGGTGGAAAAGATCAAACCGGTGCTGATGCTGGCCGAAGCGGCTGAGCCGGAGATGCATCGGGTCGGATTCGATCTGACCTATGCCTGGCCCTTCTACCATCAACTGAAAGAGGTCTGGCGCGGGGCACCGCTGCACACGCTGGTGCGACAGGTGGGCTCGACGCTCGGGCTGCTGCCGCCGGGTGCACGTCGGCTGCGCTTTACCACCAACCACGACGAGACGATGTGGGATGCGCCGCCGCCGGTACTCTTTGGCGGCGACAAAGGGTCGATGGCGGCGTTCGTGCTGGCCACGTCCATGCCCGGCGTGCCGCTGCTCTACAACGGACAGGAGCTGGGCGTGCGGGAGCGGGTGTCGTTTTTCGCCCGCACGCCCTACAACTGGGAGGCGCCCGAAAGTCCGGCACTCTATGCGTTCTACCGACGCTACCTGAACTTTTACCGGGCGAGCGAGGCGCTGCGCCACGGCGAACTGACCGTGCTGAATCCGGAAGCCGACGACGTGCTCGTGTACCTGCGGGCTACCGAGGCCGATACGTTGTTACTGATCGTTAACGTTCGCAACCGGCCGGAAACGGTCGCCCTGCCCGAAGGTATACGCGGGCGACGCTGGGTGGAGGTCTTTGGGTCCGACACGCTGGCAACCGATACGCTGCAACTTGGTCCATACAATTACCGCATCTATCAGCCATTGCGGCCATGA
- a CDS encoding LA_3696 family protein has protein sequence MAILTVPKVLREKLGDEGVEALITLLNEAAHHERNNLLGILEERFERRVADEGARLDKRIAEEATRLEVLLAETEKRLDHRITEEVARLEVLLAETEKRLDQRIAGEVARLEALLAETEKRLDHRITEEVARLEVLLAETEKRLDQRIAGEVARLDKRITEEAAKVDNRITEEVAGLRQQIAAVDNRITSEMARMGERMAGMRADLIRWMFIFWVGQLGTLIAILFAFFR, from the coding sequence ATGGCGATTCTGACCGTTCCGAAGGTGCTGCGTGAGAAGCTCGGCGACGAGGGTGTCGAGGCACTTATCACGCTTTTGAACGAAGCGGCCCATCACGAACGCAACAACCTGCTTGGAATTCTGGAAGAACGTTTTGAGCGACGCGTGGCAGATGAGGGCGCACGTCTGGACAAACGAATCGCAGAAGAAGCGACGCGCCTGGAGGTGCTGCTGGCCGAGACGGAAAAGCGATTGGACCATCGAATCACAGAAGAAGTGGCCCGCCTGGAAGTGCTACTGGCTGAGACGGAAAAGCGATTGGATCAACGAATCGCAGGAGAGGTAGCGCGTCTGGAGGCGCTGCTGGCCGAGACGGAAAAGCGATTGGACCATCGAATCACAGAAGAAGTGGCCCGCCTGGAAGTGCTACTGGCTGAGACGGAAAAGCGATTGGATCAACGAATCGCAGGAGAGGTAGCCCGCCTGGACAAGCGAATCACAGAAGAAGCAGCAAAGGTGGACAACCGCATCACCGAAGAAGTGGCCGGACTCCGGCAGCAGATTGCAGCCGTAGATAACCGCATCACCTCGGAGATGGCCCGGATGGGCGAGCGCATGGCCGGGATGCGTGCCGACCTGATCCGATGGATGTTCATCTTCTGGGTGGGTCAGCTCGGCACGCTCATCGCCATTCTGTTTGCCTTTTTCCGGTGA
- a CDS encoding NAD-dependent epimerase/dehydratase family protein — MQVFIAGATGVLGRRLVRRFRVRGDRVVGLVRSPEGAQKVRELGGEPRQASLFDAEALAWAADGCDVVIHAASAIPVRTRVRPQDWAMNDRIRQEGTRALTTCAARIGARCYVQQSVVWVISPPDDRFFDEETPPCPDFPSRSALDGELIAREAGEAHGFATAVLRCGWFYGADAAHTRQIGEGLRRCRIPVIGDGRARWGLLHLDDAADAFVTAAVAARSGCWHVVDDEPARVQEVLTYWADRLNAPRPFHVPVWVARLVAGSHAVTFFTRSTCTSNTRFGRETGWRPRYPTFREGIDQIATWASTAP; from the coding sequence ATGCAGGTATTCATTGCAGGAGCGACGGGAGTGCTGGGGCGGCGGTTGGTCCGACGGTTTCGGGTGCGCGGCGATCGGGTGGTGGGGCTGGTGCGCTCCCCGGAAGGGGCGCAAAAGGTGAGGGAACTGGGTGGCGAGCCGCGGCAGGCCAGTCTGTTCGATGCCGAGGCGCTGGCGTGGGCGGCCGATGGCTGCGACGTGGTGATTCATGCGGCGAGTGCGATTCCGGTCCGTACCCGGGTGCGGCCGCAAGACTGGGCGATGAACGATCGGATTCGACAGGAAGGCACGCGGGCGCTGACAACCTGCGCCGCCCGGATCGGTGCCCGCTGCTATGTGCAGCAGAGCGTCGTCTGGGTGATCAGCCCGCCGGACGATCGTTTTTTCGATGAAGAAACGCCCCCGTGCCCGGACTTCCCCTCACGTTCGGCCCTTGACGGCGAGCTGATCGCCCGGGAAGCCGGCGAGGCGCATGGCTTCGCCACGGCGGTGCTGCGCTGCGGCTGGTTCTACGGGGCCGATGCGGCCCATACGCGGCAGATCGGTGAAGGACTGCGTCGGTGCCGAATCCCTGTCATTGGAGACGGGCGGGCCCGGTGGGGCCTGCTGCACCTGGACGACGCCGCCGATGCTTTCGTTACAGCCGCTGTGGCAGCCCGCTCGGGTTGCTGGCACGTCGTGGACGACGAACCGGCCCGCGTGCAGGAGGTGCTGACCTACTGGGCTGATCGCCTCAACGCCCCGCGTCCTTTCCACGTGCCGGTCTGGGTGGCCCGTCTGGTGGCAGGCTCCCACGCCGTCACTTTTTTCACGCGCTCGACGTGCACCTCGAATACTCGGTTTGGCCGCGAGACCGGTTGGCGTCCCCGCTACCCGACGTTCCGGGAAGGAATCGACCAGATAGCGACGTGGGCTTCTACAGCCCCGTGA